The sequence CATTAGGCAAAGGCGATAAGATTGCTGGTGTATATGCGGCACAAAAAGGTAAATCATCTGTGACTGCTACATTGGGTGCATCCACAAAGTCACTGGAAGTAAATGCGGATTTTGCAAAAATAGACGCCTGGTATTTTGGTGATAAGGAAGGAAACTACAAAGCAAAGGCTGGTTGGAATGAGACACTCAAAATGATCATTAAGAGTGCCAATGCGGCCAATGAGGAGGTTGAATTACACATCCTGGAAGCTGATGAGCATTCAGCGCCAAATTACATAGCAGGGCCTAAAAAGGGCAAATTTGATGTAAATGGTGTACTGAGTATCGATGTCAATACAAATGACCTGAAGAGCAAGCTGAGTGAGTTATGGTTTGAAGGTGATGAGTACGATGTGTTTTTCGTGATGCTGCCTACCCAATCAGGACTACAGTTTGATGGTGTGAAGAAGGTAGCCTGCAAAGGAAAGGATTATATCTTCCCTGCCAAAGAAAGTAACATGCGGGGGAGTGAAACGGGCAAGTATGTCTACATCAGCAAACGCCCCGAAGTTGTGGATGTCAAGTACTTTGAATCCGGTGGCAACCTGGCTTACAGGGTCTATCAGTATGGCGAGAAAATTAATATTAAGATACAGACACTTAACCTCGCTGGCAAGGAACTGACGGTCGAATTCTGGGACAACCGGTATAAGCTGCCGGATGAGAAAATGAAGGTTGAAAAGAAGATAAAACCGGATAATACTGAACTTGTCACATTACAGCTGGATACCAATGAACTGAAGCATGCCAGCAAAGCGAGGAATGACGGGTATAGTGCTTTCTACCTGATTATTAAATCAGCTGAGGCAAAGACCTTCATGTATCCCAAAGAAGTTACAGACGATGGACAGCATTTTCCGAACCAGATCTATTTCTTCCAGCACCTGAAAATGTCTGATGCCCATGCCGGTGAATGGAGCCAGCTGGCAGATAAGAATGCACCGGCCGTATTAAAGAATGAACCGGCACAGACAGCACCCACTACTTCAGGATGCCCTAATTGTGCGGATAAGGTATCAGTAGACCAATTGAAGAAGATCTTTCCCCAGGCAAAAGCTGACGACCTGACGGCGATAGCGGCAAACTATACAAAGTATATGAAGGAACTGGGTATGGATACCTGCTGGAATAAAGCCCACTTCTTTGCACAGGTAAGAGGGGAGTCCGGCCCCGGCCTGGATATTACAGAGGATGAAAATTTCAACTACTGGTATGTACGACTGAGCCGGTTCAAAGCTTTCAGAACTGCGGAAGGAAAGAAAAAGGCAAAGGAACTGGGCCGTCAGACAGAGGAGAATGTAAATGGCCTGGATGAAGAAGGCGAAAAGAAGGTAGCTAATTATGCTTACGGACCAACGACCGAAAAAGGAATTGAATTAGGTAATACGGAGGAAGGAGATGGTTGGAAATTTCGTGGTATGGGGCCCCTGCAACTGACCGGAAGAGGAAACTATAAGGCAGCAAATATTTATACTAAAAAGGAAGGTGGCGATATCGAAACCACCCCTGACCTGCTCCGGACCAATGCAAAGATCTCCCTGCTGGCCTCTATGGCCTTCTGGAAAATATATAAAATCCAACATGTCGCCAATAAACAAAAGGATGAAGACGTGATCAGTGTGATCGTGGGTGCGGACCAGTCACTGCCGGGTGGTAAAACTGCCTATGGCGTGAAGAAAGAAGCATTTAAGAATACTGCTGAAGTATTCAAAGTGAATGAATGTAAGTATGGGGAAACGGTGCCCGAAAAAGATTGTAACAGGTATAAGATAGATGTCGATAATTTCACGGTCACTTATGAATATAAAAACCTGGCTTCGAAACAATACAGGTATGAGGTGATTGTAGATAAGAAGTCTGTGTACACAAAGTACATCAACTCAGAAGAAATGAAGAGTACCTTCAGAGGGAACAAGGTCGATATCCGCTTACTGCCATTCCCTGAAACAGGTCCGAACTGGGGCCGTTTTGGTACGAGAGATAAAGGCGGTGATAACTATGCTTCTCCTGAAATGGCGGCGCATTTACTGGGCTTTTTCTTCTGTCTGCCAGTGAAGGGATATTCCGACACACTTTACTATAACGATATTTCGGCGAATGATGCACGGAACATCGGGCATAGTTCTCACAGGGTAGGTGTTGACGTAGATATCCGTTATCCGGGTAGTCCCAATACCGCAGGCCAGGTCATATGGTCACAGGCTGCGCAGGCATTTCCAACTACTGCAGATTTTGTTGCGAAGCTGGAATTTTTATTAGAACTTGCTACGAAGTGGAATTATATAAATAACTACACGTACAAAGCTGGTATTAAACACTCAAGTGGAGACTATGCAGATGTGCACCAGGACCACTTTCATATAGGATTAAAATTTTCTGAATGAGAAACTTAATTATCATCTTAGGAATAATCGGTTGTACCAGTTGTCAGCAACAGGCGAAGCCCAAAGAGGCCACTGAACAGCAGACGGCGGATACGACAGTTAGTAATGAAAAGGAAGTGATTATGAATAATCCGGAATTAAAAAAACAGAGCGAGTTACAGAAGAACCTGAACGACGAAGGAGGTGGTACATATCAATATGCTGAAAAAGATATGAACATTGCACTACCGGTGATTGCAGAGATTCTGAAAACAAAGGGATATGTAACCCCTGCAAAGGAGGTGTTTCAAAAGAAACTGCATGAACTCTTTGCTGAGAATTTTAATGCAGGCGGCAATTGCCGGACTAAGGAACATGAGAAATTCACCATGCTCTATGAAGGTGGAAATATAGAGAATCCATTTCCCATGATGACAGATGATGTGGTCGCGTCAAAAGAGTTCAGCTTCATTTCGCATATCCCATTGATTTCATCACTGGGCACCTTTGTAGATGATGATCATTTTAAGATCGATACTAAGTATACGCAGAAACTGATTTCAAGAAATAAGTATTTTTTCAATGACAACAAGGCGGATCTGGCTATACTCCTGAATGAAGATACCTCTTTTTTAAAAGTACTGGTTACTTCTTATGGGTATACCAAAGATCAGAAAATAAATGACCTTGTGATGAATGAATACCTGAGAGCAGATGATGATGATGGGCTGGCAAAAGTAGCGACTATTATTTTTAGGAAAGATTGTAAGAATCAGCTGGTGATCAGGGAGGGATTGTTGAAATGGGTAGCGGATCATACGGATGGTAATGAGCATAGAATGATCAGCGCATTGTACGGCTATGTATTCAAACTATATGAGAATAAAAGCGATTTTAACCAGAATGAGAAGCGAAAGATCGCGGCTTATGTAGATAATGTTTTTATTCCTTTAAAGGAAAAATATGGTAGCAGCGGTGGCTGGCCAGCCACAGAATTGATCTTTAACCTGGAGGCGAGGGATAAGGAGATTATTGATTACCTGGAACAGCAAAATTTTTATAATTTAGCCGCTGTAAAGAATCTATATGGGGAATAGAATGATCTTATTGCTGCTTTGTTGCTTCCTGACCGGGAAAATCATAGCCCAGAACTTTGAAGGCGAAATCCGCTACCAAAACAAATTCGAAGGCAAAATGATCGCCGTTGAAATGATCGAAAAACTGGTAGGGAACGAGCTGGACTACTATATCAAAGAAGGGAAATATAAAAATTACTCCAACGGGTCCTACATGACCTACCAGGTCTATGACGACCAAACCAACCGGCTATACAACAAATTCCCTAAATCAGACACCCTCTTTTACTACGACGGTGCTGAAAATGCCGACAGCGTAACCCGCATTGAACACCTCAATAACGCCGATACCGTGCTCGGTTACCCCTGTGATGTAGTTATCATTACATCCAAAACCAGCATTTCCCGTTACGCCTATAGCAAAAAATTCCCCATGAACGCTGCCGCTTATAAAAAGCACGCCTACGCCAACTGGAATACATATGGGAATGCCACGCACGCTGTACCGCTAAAAATCACGGTAGACAGTAAATACTACAAATTTACCTCAACAGCCACCGCCATTACGCCCAAAAAACTGAGCGATCAGATTTTCACCATCGAAGGGCCTACGGCAAAAATGAAATAACCGTAC is a genomic window of Chitinophaga sp. LS1 containing:
- a CDS encoding PAAR-like protein — its product is MSEKHFVVQGATCKCDYGASPDKLKISSNDRDYINDGSGDAKPIASTKDIGQPLEAKTFGRCNKVNSACNVNITKWDSFYNKITLTNGGKILTEDSKATCAVSGNPCITIINHGQVAQVTSAHFDNVEVSTMAALNPMAEPPDNKLQIPKVKSIEGKVAAAEAAVQSGKKVPELVTRVDEDVTFKVKEYFNPGNADKAKVSWKVFKGFGFSETGTLVFETIGPDFKMNFDTVGAYRVMAYGANGNGDPTCSIDVTVAVNKLKNEFSMDGLLGHFVKDQYRVRRGMNVTVSAVYEIDPPTPEEKQQVSMQVTDMAGNVIASGTDKVTFRVDNSAATYIVTAKMGEQVVSKEMKSEANGVVAVTNDQNTTVIRPRTTMTFQVSKMTYTTQPEDFEVGQIKWQLNGRDVGTGKSITLDGNQYFANPGKYVVEAYVSVADAWNAKKNAPAASDQADDWRFEVALNTITDIKEENNTKNWIVGKKYNVVATTRMPYDASKDGPFTWSPALGKGDKIAGVYAAQKGKSSVTATLGASTKSLEVNADFAKIDAWYFGDKEGNYKAKAGWNETLKMIIKSANAANEEVELHILEADEHSAPNYIAGPKKGKFDVNGVLSIDVNTNDLKSKLSELWFEGDEYDVFFVMLPTQSGLQFDGVKKVACKGKDYIFPAKESNMRGSETGKYVYISKRPEVVDVKYFESGGNLAYRVYQYGEKINIKIQTLNLAGKELTVEFWDNRYKLPDEKMKVEKKIKPDNTELVTLQLDTNELKHASKARNDGYSAFYLIIKSAEAKTFMYPKEVTDDGQHFPNQIYFFQHLKMSDAHAGEWSQLADKNAPAVLKNEPAQTAPTTSGCPNCADKVSVDQLKKIFPQAKADDLTAIAANYTKYMKELGMDTCWNKAHFFAQVRGESGPGLDITEDENFNYWYVRLSRFKAFRTAEGKKKAKELGRQTEENVNGLDEEGEKKVANYAYGPTTEKGIELGNTEEGDGWKFRGMGPLQLTGRGNYKAANIYTKKEGGDIETTPDLLRTNAKISLLASMAFWKIYKIQHVANKQKDEDVISVIVGADQSLPGGKTAYGVKKEAFKNTAEVFKVNECKYGETVPEKDCNRYKIDVDNFTVTYEYKNLASKQYRYEVIVDKKSVYTKYINSEEMKSTFRGNKVDIRLLPFPETGPNWGRFGTRDKGGDNYASPEMAAHLLGFFFCLPVKGYSDTLYYNDISANDARNIGHSSHRVGVDVDIRYPGSPNTAGQVIWSQAAQAFPTTADFVAKLEFLLELATKWNYINNYTYKAGIKHSSGDYADVHQDHFHIGLKFSE
- a CDS encoding DUF4412 domain-containing protein, producing MGNRMILLLLCCFLTGKIIAQNFEGEIRYQNKFEGKMIAVEMIEKLVGNELDYYIKEGKYKNYSNGSYMTYQVYDDQTNRLYNKFPKSDTLFYYDGAENADSVTRIEHLNNADTVLGYPCDVVIITSKTSISRYAYSKKFPMNAAAYKKHAYANWNTYGNATHAVPLKITVDSKYYKFTSTATAITPKKLSDQIFTIEGPTAKMK